The Vidua macroura isolate BioBank_ID:100142 chromosome 27, ASM2450914v1, whole genome shotgun sequence genome includes a window with the following:
- the LOC128819931 gene encoding corticotropin-releasing factor receptor 1 isoform X2: MVPSLRPALLLLQAFLLWDSPVATSIQEQYCESLPPVTNHTGPQCNASVDLIGTCWPRSAVGQLVARPCPEYFYGVRYNTTNNGYRECLANGSWAARVNYSQCQEILSEEKSKLHYHIAVIINYLGHCVSLGALLVAFVLFMRLRSIRCLRNIIHWNLITAFILRNATWFVVQLTMNPEVHESNVVWCRLVTAAYNYFHVTNFFWMFGEGCYLHTAIVLTYSTDKLRKWMFICIGWCIPFPIIVAWAIGKLYYDNEKCWFGKRAGVYTDYIYQGPMILVLLINFIFLFNIVRILMTKLRASTTSETIQYRKAVKATLVLLPLLGITYMLFFVNPGEAEISRIVFIYFNSFLESFQGFFVSVFYCFLNSEVRSAVRKRWHRWQDKHSIRARVARAMSIPTSPTRVSFHSIKQSTAV, encoded by the exons GTCCCCAGTGCAACGCCTCAGTGGACCTGATCGGCACATGCTGGCCCCGGAGCGCGGTGGGGCAGCTGGTGGCTCGGCCCTGCCCTGAGTACTTCTATGGCGTGCGGTACAACACCACCA ATAATGGGTACAGGGAATGCCTCGCGAACGGGAGCTGGGCAGCACGTGTCAACTACTCCCAGTGCCAGGAGATCCTCAGTGAAGAG AAGAGCAAGCTGCATTACCACATCGCTGTCATCATCAACTACCTGGGCCACTGTGTTTCACTGGGGGCCCTCCTCGTGGCCTTTGTCCTCTTCATGCGCCTGCG GAGCATCCGGTGCCTGAGAAACATCATCCACTGGAACCTGATCACAGCCTTCATCCTACGCAATGCCACGTGGTTCGTGGTGCAGCTCACCATGAACCCAGAGGTGCATGAGAGCAATGTG GTTTGGTGCCGCTTGGTCACTGCTGCCTACAATTACTTCCATGTCACCAACTTTTTCTGGATGTTCGGCGAGGGTTGCTATCTGCACACGGCCATCGTGCTCACGTACTCCACGGACAAGCTCCGCAAGTGGATGTTCATCTGCATTGGCTGGT GTATCCCTTTTCCCATCATCGTTGCCTGGGCCATTGGGAAGCTCTACTACGACAATGAGAA GTGCTGGTTTGGGAAGCGAGCAGGTGTTTATACTGACTACATTTACCAAGGCCCCATGATCCTGGTGCTTCTG ATCAACTTCATCTTTCTATTCAACATTGTCCGAATCCTCATGACGAAGCTCCGAGCTTCAACCACGTCAGAGACAATCCAGTACAG GAAAGCAGTCAAGGCTacactggtgctgctgcccttgCTGGGGATCACCTACATGCTGTTCTTTGTCAACCCCGGGGAGGCTGAGATCTCCAGGATAGTCTTCATCTACTTCAACTCCTTTCTGGAATCTTTCCAG GGCTTCTTCGTCTCTGTCTTCTACTGCTTCCTGAACAGTGAG GTACGATCAGCCGTGCGGAAGCGGTGGCACCGGTGGCAGGACAAGCACTCCATCCGTGCCCGCGTGGCAAGGGCCATGTCCATCCCCACCTCCCCGACCCGTGTCAGCTTCCACAGCATCAAGCAATCCACGGCTGTCTGA
- the LOC128819931 gene encoding corticotropin-releasing factor receptor 1 isoform X1, with protein sequence MVPSLRPALLLLQAFLLWDSPVATSIQEQYCESLPPVTNHTGPQCNASVDLIGTCWPRSAVGQLVARPCPEYFYGVRYNTTNNGYRECLANGSWAARVNYSQCQEILSEEKKSKLHYHIAVIINYLGHCVSLGALLVAFVLFMRLRSIRCLRNIIHWNLITAFILRNATWFVVQLTMNPEVHESNVVWCRLVTAAYNYFHVTNFFWMFGEGCYLHTAIVLTYSTDKLRKWMFICIGWCIPFPIIVAWAIGKLYYDNEKCWFGKRAGVYTDYIYQGPMILVLLINFIFLFNIVRILMTKLRASTTSETIQYRKAVKATLVLLPLLGITYMLFFVNPGEAEISRIVFIYFNSFLESFQGFFVSVFYCFLNSEVRSAVRKRWHRWQDKHSIRARVARAMSIPTSPTRVSFHSIKQSTAV encoded by the exons GTCCCCAGTGCAACGCCTCAGTGGACCTGATCGGCACATGCTGGCCCCGGAGCGCGGTGGGGCAGCTGGTGGCTCGGCCCTGCCCTGAGTACTTCTATGGCGTGCGGTACAACACCACCA ATAATGGGTACAGGGAATGCCTCGCGAACGGGAGCTGGGCAGCACGTGTCAACTACTCCCAGTGCCAGGAGATCCTCAGTGAAGAG AAGAAGAGCAAGCTGCATTACCACATCGCTGTCATCATCAACTACCTGGGCCACTGTGTTTCACTGGGGGCCCTCCTCGTGGCCTTTGTCCTCTTCATGCGCCTGCG GAGCATCCGGTGCCTGAGAAACATCATCCACTGGAACCTGATCACAGCCTTCATCCTACGCAATGCCACGTGGTTCGTGGTGCAGCTCACCATGAACCCAGAGGTGCATGAGAGCAATGTG GTTTGGTGCCGCTTGGTCACTGCTGCCTACAATTACTTCCATGTCACCAACTTTTTCTGGATGTTCGGCGAGGGTTGCTATCTGCACACGGCCATCGTGCTCACGTACTCCACGGACAAGCTCCGCAAGTGGATGTTCATCTGCATTGGCTGGT GTATCCCTTTTCCCATCATCGTTGCCTGGGCCATTGGGAAGCTCTACTACGACAATGAGAA GTGCTGGTTTGGGAAGCGAGCAGGTGTTTATACTGACTACATTTACCAAGGCCCCATGATCCTGGTGCTTCTG ATCAACTTCATCTTTCTATTCAACATTGTCCGAATCCTCATGACGAAGCTCCGAGCTTCAACCACGTCAGAGACAATCCAGTACAG GAAAGCAGTCAAGGCTacactggtgctgctgcccttgCTGGGGATCACCTACATGCTGTTCTTTGTCAACCCCGGGGAGGCTGAGATCTCCAGGATAGTCTTCATCTACTTCAACTCCTTTCTGGAATCTTTCCAG GGCTTCTTCGTCTCTGTCTTCTACTGCTTCCTGAACAGTGAG GTACGATCAGCCGTGCGGAAGCGGTGGCACCGGTGGCAGGACAAGCACTCCATCCGTGCCCGCGTGGCAAGGGCCATGTCCATCCCCACCTCCCCGACCCGTGTCAGCTTCCACAGCATCAAGCAATCCACGGCTGTCTGA
- the LOC128819931 gene encoding corticotropin-releasing factor receptor 1 isoform X3, with protein MACGTTPPIMGTGNASRTGAGQHVSTTPSARRSSVKRVSSNGFLKKGPEFEKKSKLHYHIAVIINYLGHCVSLGALLVAFVLFMRLRSIRCLRNIIHWNLITAFILRNATWFVVQLTMNPEVHESNVVWCRLVTAAYNYFHVTNFFWMFGEGCYLHTAIVLTYSTDKLRKWMFICIGWCIPFPIIVAWAIGKLYYDNEKCWFGKRAGVYTDYIYQGPMILVLLINFIFLFNIVRILMTKLRASTTSETIQYRKAVKATLVLLPLLGITYMLFFVNPGEAEISRIVFIYFNSFLESFQGFFVSVFYCFLNSEVRSAVRKRWHRWQDKHSIRARVARAMSIPTSPTRVSFHSIKQSTAV; from the exons ATGGCGTGCGGTACAACACCACCA ATAATGGGTACAGGGAATGCCTCGCGAACGGGAGCTGGGCAGCACGTGTCAACTACTCCCAGTGCCAGGAGATCCTCAGTGAAGAG GGTGAGCTCCAATGGCTTCCTGAAAAAGGGCCCAGAATTTGAG AAGAAGAGCAAGCTGCATTACCACATCGCTGTCATCATCAACTACCTGGGCCACTGTGTTTCACTGGGGGCCCTCCTCGTGGCCTTTGTCCTCTTCATGCGCCTGCG GAGCATCCGGTGCCTGAGAAACATCATCCACTGGAACCTGATCACAGCCTTCATCCTACGCAATGCCACGTGGTTCGTGGTGCAGCTCACCATGAACCCAGAGGTGCATGAGAGCAATGTG GTTTGGTGCCGCTTGGTCACTGCTGCCTACAATTACTTCCATGTCACCAACTTTTTCTGGATGTTCGGCGAGGGTTGCTATCTGCACACGGCCATCGTGCTCACGTACTCCACGGACAAGCTCCGCAAGTGGATGTTCATCTGCATTGGCTGGT GTATCCCTTTTCCCATCATCGTTGCCTGGGCCATTGGGAAGCTCTACTACGACAATGAGAA GTGCTGGTTTGGGAAGCGAGCAGGTGTTTATACTGACTACATTTACCAAGGCCCCATGATCCTGGTGCTTCTG ATCAACTTCATCTTTCTATTCAACATTGTCCGAATCCTCATGACGAAGCTCCGAGCTTCAACCACGTCAGAGACAATCCAGTACAG GAAAGCAGTCAAGGCTacactggtgctgctgcccttgCTGGGGATCACCTACATGCTGTTCTTTGTCAACCCCGGGGAGGCTGAGATCTCCAGGATAGTCTTCATCTACTTCAACTCCTTTCTGGAATCTTTCCAG GGCTTCTTCGTCTCTGTCTTCTACTGCTTCCTGAACAGTGAG GTACGATCAGCCGTGCGGAAGCGGTGGCACCGGTGGCAGGACAAGCACTCCATCCGTGCCCGCGTGGCAAGGGCCATGTCCATCCCCACCTCCCCGACCCGTGTCAGCTTCCACAGCATCAAGCAATCCACGGCTGTCTGA
- the LOC128819931 gene encoding corticotropin-releasing factor receptor 1 isoform X4 codes for MRLRSIRCLRNIIHWNLITAFILRNATWFVVQLTMNPEVHESNVVWCRLVTAAYNYFHVTNFFWMFGEGCYLHTAIVLTYSTDKLRKWMFICIGWCIPFPIIVAWAIGKLYYDNEKCWFGKRAGVYTDYIYQGPMILVLLINFIFLFNIVRILMTKLRASTTSETIQYRKAVKATLVLLPLLGITYMLFFVNPGEAEISRIVFIYFNSFLESFQGFFVSVFYCFLNSEVRSAVRKRWHRWQDKHSIRARVARAMSIPTSPTRVSFHSIKQSTAV; via the exons ATGCGCCTGCG GAGCATCCGGTGCCTGAGAAACATCATCCACTGGAACCTGATCACAGCCTTCATCCTACGCAATGCCACGTGGTTCGTGGTGCAGCTCACCATGAACCCAGAGGTGCATGAGAGCAATGTG GTTTGGTGCCGCTTGGTCACTGCTGCCTACAATTACTTCCATGTCACCAACTTTTTCTGGATGTTCGGCGAGGGTTGCTATCTGCACACGGCCATCGTGCTCACGTACTCCACGGACAAGCTCCGCAAGTGGATGTTCATCTGCATTGGCTGGT GTATCCCTTTTCCCATCATCGTTGCCTGGGCCATTGGGAAGCTCTACTACGACAATGAGAA GTGCTGGTTTGGGAAGCGAGCAGGTGTTTATACTGACTACATTTACCAAGGCCCCATGATCCTGGTGCTTCTG ATCAACTTCATCTTTCTATTCAACATTGTCCGAATCCTCATGACGAAGCTCCGAGCTTCAACCACGTCAGAGACAATCCAGTACAG GAAAGCAGTCAAGGCTacactggtgctgctgcccttgCTGGGGATCACCTACATGCTGTTCTTTGTCAACCCCGGGGAGGCTGAGATCTCCAGGATAGTCTTCATCTACTTCAACTCCTTTCTGGAATCTTTCCAG GGCTTCTTCGTCTCTGTCTTCTACTGCTTCCTGAACAGTGAG GTACGATCAGCCGTGCGGAAGCGGTGGCACCGGTGGCAGGACAAGCACTCCATCCGTGCCCGCGTGGCAAGGGCCATGTCCATCCCCACCTCCCCGACCCGTGTCAGCTTCCACAGCATCAAGCAATCCACGGCTGTCTGA